A single region of the Raphanus sativus cultivar WK10039 chromosome 1, ASM80110v3, whole genome shotgun sequence genome encodes:
- the LOC108811985 gene encoding probable histone H2A variant 3, with protein MSGKGAKGLIMGKPSGSEKDKDKKKQPITRSARAGLQFPVGRVHRLLKTRSTAHGRVGATAAVYTAAILEYLTAEVLELAGNASKDLKVKRISPRHLQLAIRGDEELDTLIKGTIAGGGVIPHIHKSLINKSAKE; from the exons ATGTCGGGGAAAGGAGCTAAAGGATTGATAATGGGGAAACCCAGCGGTAGCGAGAAGGATAAGGACAAGAAGAAACAACCCATCACCCGTTCTGCTCGAGCTGGTCTTCAG TTCCCTGTAGGAAGGGTGCATAGGCTGTTGAAGACAAGGTCCACTGCTCACGGGAGGGTCGGAGCAACTGCAGCTGTTTACACCGCAGCGATACTTGAGTATCTGACCGCAGAAGTTTTGGAGTTGGCTGGTAACGCTAGCAAGGATCTCAAGGTGAAACGTATCTCCCCGAGGCACTTGCAGCTAGCGATTCGTGGAGATGAAGAGCTCGATACTCTCATCAAAGGAACTATAGCTGGTGGTGGTGTTATCCCTCACATCCACAAGTCTCTCATCAACAAATCCGCCAAGGAATAA
- the LOC108811975 gene encoding uncharacterized protein LOC108811975: MVAWKSWIVAEKARRCLRTMFFVAAMTASLLASSLPVLITVADVVVPCVIVSSITCLTCHSASEHLRQYSFKTSFIDVPLISLLRSLAIICLSWLCEDARLAYGPYLETVMSLSFGGIILLLVKAFVFTMKPHEEGKVYHLKISWAMPVLLLSSALFGLAHVVVAYQKTCGARKKLMYHKIDQEAVLSSKSGFLGYKKAHRQSFTRSNCKILTFAGDFRQNSFRGTTLDREEVIQPRLLANADSLFIKIQGLNVHYKKCSAAEVKARRVRQLDKQMSNLVVQTQSNHLYRSYTIQPDRSSLYDPLLASYPTPPISLFNKDDMNPGDSLERDENVGIVLVHGFGGGVFSWRHVMGDLSLQVGCRVVSYDRPGWGLTSRLIQKDWEGRNLPNPYKLESQVDLLLSFCAEMGFSSVVLVGHDDGGLLALKAAERVQASTFKSSVLIKGVVLINVSLSREVVPAFARILLHTSLRKKHLVRPLLRTEITQLVNRRAWCDTTKLTTDVLMLYKAPLCLEAWDEALNEISKLSYEMILSPQNASALLNSMGDLPLLVVAGAEDALVPLKSSQALASKLTNSRFVAIPGCGHLPHEECPTTLVSALGSFISRLIPKQLQELSSS; the protein is encoded by the exons ATGGTGGCGTGGAAGTCGTGGATTGTAGCCGAGAAAGCACGGAGATGTTTACGGACCATGTTCTTTGTGGCAGCAATGACGGCGTCTCTGTTAGCTTCGTCGTTGCCGGTTCTGATCACCGTGGCTGATGTTGTGGTTCCTTGTGTCATCGTCTCCAGCATCACGTGCCTCACGTGCCACTCCGCCTCAGAACATCTTCGTCAGTATAGTTTCAAGACCTCTTTCATTGATGTACCACTCATCTCGCTTCTGAGATCTCTCGCCATTATCT GTCTCTCTTGGTTATGTGAAGACGCAAGATTAGCTTATGGTCCTTATTTAGAAACAGTGATGTCACTTTCCTTTGGAGGGATTATTCTTCTTTTGGTTAAAGCTTTTGTGTTCACTATGAAACCTCACGAGGAAGGAAAGGTCTATCACCTCAAGATCTCATGGGCAATGCCTGTTTTGTTACTATCATCAGCACTTTTCGGTTTAGCTCACGTCGTGGTAGCTTATCAAAAGACTTGTGGAGCAAGAAAGAAGCTCATGTACCACAAGATTGACCAAGAAGCT GTTCTCTCGTCTAAATCTGGTTTCTTGGGTTACAAGAAAGCTCATCGCCAGTCTTTCACTAGGTCAAACTGCAAAATCTTAACCTTTGCCGGTGATTTCAGACAAAACTCTTTCAGGGGAACAACTTTGGACAGAGAAGAGGTGATACAACCAAGACTACTTGCCAACGCCGACAGTTTATTCATAAAGATCCAGGGGCTAAATGTTCATTACAAGAAGTGTTCTGCAGCGGAAGTGAAGGCAAGAAGGGTTAGACAACTAGACAAGCAGATGTCAAACTTGGTTGTGCAAACTCAAAGCAACCATTTGTACAGAAGCTACACCATTCAGCCTGATAGATCCTCGCTATATGATCCTCTGTTAGCGAGCTATCCAACTCCACCCATTAGCTTGTTCAACAAGGATGATATGAATCCTGGTGATAGTCTGGAGAGAGATGAGAATGTTGGCATAGTCCTAGTCCATGGGTTTGGAGGAGGAGTCTTCTCTTGGAGACATGTTATGGGAGATTTGTCTCTTCAGGTTGGTTGCAGAGTGGTTTCCTATGACCGGCCTGGTTGGGGCTTGACCTCTAGACTTATACAGAAAGATTGGGAAGGAAGAAACCTACCTAACCCTTACAAACTTGAAAGCCAGGTAGATCTACTACTTTCTTTTTGTGCCGAGATGGGCTTTTCGTCGGTGGTGCTTGTTGGCCATGATGATGGTGGTTTGCTTGCACTCAAGGCCGCTGAAAGAGTACAAGCATCTACGTTCAAAAGCAGT GTTTTAATCAAAGGGGTGGTGTTGATAAACGTTAGCTTATCAAGAGAAGTAGTTCCTGCCTTTGCTAGAATACTTCTTCATACATCACTTAGGAAGAAGCACTTGGTTCGTCCTTTGTTGAGAACAGAGATAACCCAATTGGTGAACCGGCGTGCATGGTGTGATACCACCAAGCTAACCACTGATGTCTTAATGCTCTACAAG GCTCCTCTATGTTTAGAAGCTTGGGATGAGGCACTGAATGAGATAAGCAAGTTATCATATGAAATGATTCTTTCACCTCAAAATGCATCAGCTCTGTTAAACTCCATGGGAGATCTTCCTCTTTTAGTTGTTGCTGGGGCTGAAGATGCTCTTGTTCCTTTGAAATCATCACAAGCTCTGGCTTCTAAACTCACCAATTCT AGATTTGTAGCAATACCCGGATGCGGACATCTGCCACATGAAGAGTGTCCTACAACACTTGTATCCGCTCTCGGCTCCTTCATTAGCAGACTGATACCTAAACAACTGCAAGAACTCAGCAGCTCTTAA